The genomic region TTTGGATCCGTCAATCAATGTCTCTGCTCTGTATAAACCCTACGTGTGTAAGATCCCCGGCTGTACGAAGCGCTACACGGATCCCAGTTCCCTCAGGAAGCACGTGAAGACGGTCCACGGCCCGGAGGCCCACGTCACAAAGAAGCAGCGCAGCGACCTGCCGCCGAGGCCGCCGCGCCCAAGGAGAACGGCGAGAACGAGACGGGGAACAGAGACAGAATCCAGAGGGAGGACAAGATGTCCGACAACAGCTCCCCCAGAGGCAGGGAGGACTACCTGCACGTCAATCCATCAAGACGGAGAACTCTGTGGTAAGATCAGAAAGTAACCGTGCATCGGTCCTGCACACGCCTCTTTATTCCAACGTTTCCTGTCTCGCTGCTTGATTGTCTTaatttctctcccttttctgaCTTCCTTATGGACAGACCTTGCTAAGGTGAGCTCACCTCTGGCTTATTATCATATCTTTCACCATCTTACGCCATTTTACTCCATcaaaatatagttttattaCAAGAGGGAGGACGTGGTGCTACCTGCATCTGGCAGCTGCTGACACACAAAGAGGAGAATAACCACTTCCTTTCAACCATGAGATAATGACGAATAAAAATACTGTTTAACATTTTAGGATTTAGTTCATTTTCTGCACAGATGactttttaaagaataattaattgtatttatttataagttttgtcttttataatgtCAGCACGTTGTAAATGAGTGAACCTCTGATACACTCTCGCTGCGTGTCATCTGTGAGACGCGTCACTCCTCCTCCACACGGCAGCGGAGAGCTGTCAGAGCCTGAGCGTGATGAAAGCCACTCCATCATTAGTATTCAAACTCTGGGAGTTGGTGTTGGCGCTCTGTGCATCACGGCACGATAAAGACAGCGTTCTAACAGCCAATACATTCGTCTGCAAGGAAAGCACGGAGAATTCAGAGAGTGTGTAAGTGTTATTGTCTGAAGGGAAGAGTCGTGAGGtgagaaacatgtttgtgtccTGAGGTCAAATATCAGTAACATTAGTGCAGGAGGTACTTTTTGGATGAAGAGAATGAAGAGAATGAAGAGAATGAAGTTGTGCAGGTGAAAGAAAGAAGCCCAGAAGGCGTTTCACTGTAAATGTAACTGAAACAAGTCGTGTGACGATGTTCAAAAAGCCTCCTTGTTCACTTTCTGGAGGGAGAAACGAGATCTCGTGACGAGCGGCTCGGCTCCAGCAGCCTTTCATCCTGCACATTTCTAATTcacagacagactaacacagtCTGTAATCTGTGGTGCACCCCCACCTCTTCACCCCATCTCAAAAAACACTCATTATTTACAATTAAGCTGTGGGAGGATAAAATGACTCAATGCTTCACCGTTCTCCTTGCCAAGTTAACTGCTGCTCCACTTCTGTAGGACAAACATTCTGCTTCTCTTACGCTCTGTATCTTGTCCACTCTTTCCATCCCTGCTTCAGATGTATCAGTCCAGCCCTGGCGGTCAGTCATCATGTAGCAGCGAACCATCGCCACTTGGCAGTGCCACCAACAATGACAGTGGAGTAGAAATGGCGGCGCACAGCGGGGGGAGCCTGGGGGACCTCAGCACCCTGGACGACCTGCCCTTTGTGGAGTCCCTGGGCTGTGAAGATTCAACCGGCGGGGTCGCGGTGATGGGTCTACACTTTCGAAAGCAGTTCGGCACCAGCCTTCGCCTGGAGCatctgaagaaggagaagctgaAGACAGTGAGGGACTCGTGTCGGTGGGCCAGCAGCCCAGCGGCTCCGGTCCTCGGCACCAAGCTCCCACCCATACCAGCAAGCGGTGAGTCGAGAGAAAAAGGGCTTTTGTGACAATGGTGAGATTAAAGCTGCATCCATTGATGTTTTTAACCACTTGGGGGAACTCCACAACAAGCtcctaatataatatattattataatatttaatctcCTCTTAGCTCGGGTTACTTCTGAAAATCATATCTGACTCTAGCTTTTTGATGTTGCACTTGTTCCAGCTAGTTGCtccatgtgtctgtctgccacAAACATAGATTGGGTTAATGAGTCTTAACATCTTAACATCTTTTCATCCACAGGGTTCTTCCTGGAGAGCCCAAGTATGGGTGGTGATCCGGTGTCCTTCCCTGGTTCTGGCTTTGGTGATCTGAGCTCTGGTAAAACGACTCTGCTGGAACACCTTTCAGAGCGCCGTGACAGCACATCCAGCACCCTGAGCTCAGTTTACACCCTCAGTCGCCGCTCCTCAGGCATCTCCCCGTGCTACTCAAGTCGGCGCTCAAGCCAGGCCTCGCAGTTCGGTTCCAACCGCCCCAGCAACCTTAGCTCTGCCGACTCCTACGACCCCATCTCGGCCGACATGTCCCGGCGCTCCAGTCAGAACAGCCAGAGTGGGGGAGGCAGCGGAGGAGGGGGCTTACCCAGCCCTCTCAGCCTGACCCCAGCCCAGCACTACCGCCTCAAAGCAAAATACGCGGCTGCCACTGGAGGTGCACCGCCTACGCCTCTTCCATACATGGACCGAATGTGTTTGAAGACCCACACCGCACTGTACGGGGACTCCCAGGAATCGTCCAGCACCAACAAAGGCCTGCCTTCCAGACAGTACAGCAGCTACACCACACGGAGCCTGATGCCCCATGAGGTCCCGTCTAACATCCCCCGCCGAGCCAGTGACCCCGTGAGACGCGTGGCCATTGATAATACCAGCCAGCCACAAATGCAGCGCTACAACAGCATGGGCACACTGAGTGGAGCAGTGACCATGCAGCCGCATCTGCCTCCTGCAGCAGACCGCCAACATTTATCCCAGAAACCGGACGTTAGTCCCCACCGCTACCCTTACAGCCTGCGACCACCCAGCATTTCAGAAAATATCACCATGAGGATGATAACGGGTGACATCCCAGAAGAAGATGTGATGCTGCCTGACCTCAGCACTGACAACAGAGGGTCAACAAATCAACAAGATTTTCAAGGTACCCCCAATCTCCAGCAGCATTCGTACTATCAGAGAAGGATGGCTGTTGTGAATACCAACATGAACCTGCAGCATCAGGTTTTAGCCCCCTCCAGCATGGGTCCAGGGCAGCAGCGTTCATCTTCACCGAGGGACAGTAAGGCCAACTTACTTGCTCAGTGGAACAAAGCCTCTTCGGGACCCATGGATGCCAGCCAGCACTACTCAAAGCTCCAGGCTCGAGGGAACCTGGCTGTCCTCCAGCAAAACCAGAACGTTGGATCTTTTCACAACAGCATCAACCAGCAGATGATTCAAAACCTCGTCAACACAACGCAGCAGAGATGCAAACAGCTGAATACTGAACCCGGAGCAAACGGCTTCCAACAGCAGAGATGCCCGCAGTCGTCAAATCTCAATGAAGCCCTTAGCTCTCCGTACAGGTTTAACAAAGGCATCAGTCCCTATGATAGGAACGGTAACACGTATCCCCAGTGCAACAGCCCCACATGCAAACAGGAGCCTGCTGACACGGAGCCTGTGGACATGCACTTTGCTGATGCTGGATTTCAGCCAGTGCAAGTTAAAATTGAGGACTGTGATGTATCCATCATGATTTCAGATCAGCAGAACTGTGACATGACCTCCCAGAATCCTTTGCAAACTGGGAATCAGAGTCACCTCCAGCCAGTGCCACCAACAGGACCTACACCTCTAAACAGGCACCTTTCAGGGCCAAAAGCGGTGCAGCAAACACGGCACCAAAGTAACGCTACCCCGGATGTTGCTTCCAAATTACCCAGTGGAGTTTTAGGACTTCAATGCAGCGACAACTCTGATGACAATGCCTTGTATTACACAGGACGGATTCAAGTGTTTGAGCCCAACAGGAACTTGGAGCATCATGTTTCTCCTGTGAATGCACCTCCTTTTGAAAGCGACGCAGCGTCCCCCAGTTCAGGCAACAAGCCAACGCCTGTAGACTGTAACGCAGTTCTGGAGCAGCCGCAGATAGACTTTGATTGCATGCTGGACGATGGGGATCACTCCAGCGTCATGTCGGGAACCCTGAGTCCAGGTCTGCTCCAGAGCTTGTCCCAGAGTTCCTCTCGCCTGACAACGCCCAGGAACTCTGCGACGTTGCCCTCGCTGCCGGCGGGGACGGGGAACATGGCCATCGGGGACATGAGCTCGTTGCTGACCGCTTTGGCAGAAGAGAGCAAGTTCCTC from Cottoperca gobio unplaced genomic scaffold, fCotGob3.1 fCotGob3_345arrow_ctg1, whole genome shotgun sequence harbors:
- the LOC115005695 gene encoding LOW QUALITY PROTEIN: transcriptional activator GLI3-like (The sequence of the model RefSeq protein was modified relative to this genomic sequence to represent the inferred CDS: inserted 2 bases in 2 codons) is translated as KPYVCKIPGCTKRYTDPSSLRKHVKTVHGPEAHVTKKQRSDLPPRPPXPKENGENETGNRDRIQREDKMSDNSSPRGREDYLHVXSIKTENSVMYQSSPGGQSSCSSEPSPLGSATNNDSGVEMAAHSGGSLGDLSTLDDLPFVESLGCEDSTGGVAVMGLHFRKQFGTSLRLEHLKKEKLKTVRDSCRWASSPAAPVLGTKLPPIPASGFFLESPSMGGDPVSFPGSGFGDLSSGKTTLLEHLSERRDSTSSTLSSVYTLSRRSSGISPCYSSRRSSQASQFGSNRPSNLSSADSYDPISADMSRRSSQNSQSGGGSGGGGLPSPLSLTPAQHYRLKAKYAAATGGAPPTPLPYMDRMCLKTHTALYGDSQESSSTNKGLPSRQYSSYTTRSLMPHEVPSNIPRRASDPVRRVAIDNTSQPQMQRYNSMGTLSGAVTMQPHLPPAADRQHLSQKPDVSPHRYPYSLRPPSISENITMRMITGDIPEEDVMLPDLSTDNRGSTNQQDFQGTPNLQQHSYYQRRMAVVNTNMNLQHQVLAPSSMGPGQQRSSSPRDSKANLLAQWNKASSGPMDASQHYSKLQARGNLAVLQQNQNVGSFHNSINQQMIQNLVNTTQQRCKQLNTEPGANGFQQQRCPQSSNLNEALSSPYRFNKGISPYDRNGNTYPQCNSPTCKQEPADTEPVDMHFADAGFQPVQVKIEDCDVSIMISDQQNCDMTSQNPLQTGNQSHLQPVPPTGPTPLNRHLSGPKAVQQTRHQSNATPDVASKLPSGVLGLQCSDNSDDNALYYTGRIQVFEPNRNLEHHVSPVNAPPFESDAASPSSGNKPTPVDCNAVLEQPQIDFDCMLDDGDHSSVMSGTLSPGLLQSLSQSSSRLTTPRNSATLPSLPAGTGNMAIGDMSSLLTALAEESKFLSSMS